A window from Leptothermofonsia sichuanensis E412 encodes these proteins:
- a CDS encoding proteasome-type protease translates to MTYCLGIITQTGLVMAADSRTHAGVDNISTYRKLFSFAVPGDRVIILCTSGSLSLTQAVLTCVEKDIEKQAATNLYSCKSLYDVAGYIGGKIRELHDQHRAWLKKDGIDFSCRFLLGGQIQGDAPKLYLIYNQGNFIQATPETPFLQIGEIKYGKPILDYGLTYSTSLDMAARLALISIDSTMRSNLSVGPPINLVLYESDRLIINHQIQLDQGSPYLLQMDRFWETVVREAAMRLPDIRWQTHPDPEFGTARTGIEDDLPQGQHGNL, encoded by the coding sequence ATGACTTATTGCCTTGGCATTATTACTCAAACCGGGCTGGTCATGGCTGCTGACTCGCGCACCCATGCCGGGGTTGACAACATTTCGACCTATCGCAAGCTGTTTAGCTTTGCGGTACCGGGCGATCGCGTCATCATATTGTGTACCTCTGGTAGTCTTTCTCTAACCCAGGCAGTGCTGACCTGTGTAGAAAAAGATATCGAAAAGCAGGCAGCTACTAACCTCTATTCCTGCAAGTCTCTCTATGATGTCGCTGGCTATATTGGTGGCAAAATTCGAGAACTTCACGATCAACATCGCGCCTGGTTAAAGAAAGATGGCATCGATTTCAGTTGCCGCTTTCTCCTGGGAGGGCAGATTCAGGGAGACGCCCCCAAACTTTACCTGATTTATAATCAGGGCAATTTCATTCAGGCCACCCCAGAAACCCCCTTCCTTCAAATTGGCGAAATTAAGTATGGCAAACCCATTCTGGACTATGGATTAACCTACAGCACGTCCCTGGATATGGCAGCTAGACTGGCGTTGATCTCAATTGACTCCACCATGCGCTCTAATTTGTCCGTGGGTCCGCCGATCAATCTTGTGCTGTATGAGAGCGATCGCTTGATCATCAACCACCAGATCCAGCTTGATCAGGGGTCTCCCTACCTGCTTCAGATGGATCGCTTCTGGGAAACCGTAGTGCGGGAAGCCGCCATGCGCCTGCCTGATATTCGCTGGCAAACTCACCCAGATCCTGAGTTCGGCACTGCCCGGACAGGCATAGAAGACGATCTCCCTCAGGGTCAACATGGGAATTTGTGA
- a CDS encoding endonuclease domain-containing protein has translation MNAVEIEEAVSRLAESPFDPAEFPFAFLEAFGNKATTIKRLRSQGKDSTNQSDLGGVLQRHNIHLKVCVVGEVSATLSALRESPATARHKVKFILATDGISFEAENLVDGETVACDYPSFADHFGFFLPLAGITTVKQIRENAFDIKATGRLNRLYVELLKENPDWEQRPEEFNHFMARLIFCFFAEDTNIFPATAKGEGLFTSTIAQMSAGDASNTHEVLAEIFRAMATPLPQRQAAGIRRWAEGFPYVNGGLFDPHPLTPSPNSPHPLTPSPKEGEGGSASISPLSPPGRGAGGEGEYWEISPALKKKMTEVARQFRKKPTPSEDILWQALRGRKLEGRKFRRQQPIGAFVVDFFCGAERLIVEVDGGVHDSQQEADQQRQELLESLGLRVVRIRSELVEGDIEEALSIIRQAFGPHPLTPSPKSGEGEPDSISPLSPPGRGAGGEGQVPRFSKIARSYLLHIGNLDWKQINPDIFGSMIQAIAEDEERGALGMHYTSVPNILKVLNPLFLDDLRAQLAEAGDNPRKLLNLRKRLARIRVFDPACGSGNFLVIAYKEMRAIEAEINRRRGEPDRRSEIPLTNFRGIEIRHFACEIARLALIIAEYQCDVLYRGQRLALAEFLPLKNENWITCGNALRLDWLSLCPPTGTAVKLVAEDLFSTPLEQTEIEFENEGGETYLCGNPPYLGSTWQSAEQKDDLRLVFGGRTKTWKSLDYVAGWFMKAADYGTQTPSAAAFVATNSICQGQQVPILWPLIFATGHEIAFAHTSFKWANLASHNAGVTVVIVGISNHAGKVRRLFAVEATGETVVKEVETINAYLVAGANVIVEKASRPLAGIAVMDFGSKPVDGGNLFLNFSEKQQLIVSDESSSRFVRPYSNSEEFINGKQRFCLWIEDADLKDAQEVQEISKRLANVASMRKSSKKSQTNASAVFPHRFGEARHRSSKYTLVIPRVSSENRDYLPVGLVQGGTIIGDRNFALYDAPLWNMALIASRLHWVWIGTVCVRMRTDFSYSNTLGWNTFPVPTLTEQNKADLTRCAEDILLAREHYFPATIAEMYDPARMDTEFPLVREAHERNDETLERIYIGRRFKNDTERLEKLFEMYVKMTSQKTSSKKKK, from the coding sequence ATGAATGCTGTCGAAATCGAAGAAGCTGTTTCTCGATTAGCCGAATCCCCGTTTGACCCGGCAGAGTTTCCCTTCGCGTTTCTGGAAGCCTTTGGCAACAAGGCAACGACGATCAAACGGTTGAGAAGTCAGGGCAAAGATTCGACGAACCAGTCGGATTTAGGGGGGGTGCTCCAGCGCCATAACATTCACCTCAAGGTTTGTGTTGTGGGCGAAGTCAGCGCCACCCTGAGTGCCCTGCGAGAGAGTCCGGCAACCGCCCGCCACAAGGTGAAGTTCATTCTGGCCACAGACGGCATCAGCTTTGAGGCAGAGAATTTGGTAGATGGGGAAACCGTTGCCTGCGACTATCCCAGTTTTGCTGACCATTTTGGCTTTTTCTTGCCGTTGGCGGGGATCACGACCGTCAAGCAGATTCGGGAGAATGCCTTTGACATTAAGGCGACGGGGCGGCTGAATCGGCTCTATGTGGAGCTGTTGAAGGAAAATCCAGATTGGGAGCAGCGACCAGAAGAGTTTAACCATTTTATGGCGCGGTTGATCTTCTGCTTTTTTGCGGAGGATACGAATATTTTTCCCGCGACTGCCAAGGGTGAAGGGTTGTTTACGAGTACGATCGCCCAGATGAGTGCGGGGGATGCCTCAAATACCCATGAGGTACTGGCGGAGATTTTCCGAGCGATGGCGACACCGTTGCCGCAACGACAAGCGGCAGGGATTCGCCGGTGGGCAGAGGGGTTTCCCTATGTGAATGGGGGGTTGTTTGACCCTCATCCCCTAACCCCTTCTCCCAATTCCCCTCATCCCCTAACCCCTTCTCCCAAAGAGGGAGAAGGGGGATCGGCCTCTATTTCTCCCCTCTCCCCCCCTGGGAGAGGGGCCGGGGGTGAGGGCGAATACTGGGAAATTTCCCCTGCCCTGAAAAAGAAGATGACTGAGGTTGCCCGTCAGTTTCGCAAAAAGCCAACCCCCAGTGAAGATATCCTCTGGCAAGCCCTACGTGGAAGGAAGCTAGAAGGGCGAAAATTCAGACGGCAGCAACCAATTGGAGCGTTCGTTGTCGATTTTTTCTGTGGTGCGGAACGGTTGATTGTGGAAGTGGATGGGGGTGTGCATGACTCCCAGCAGGAAGCAGATCAACAACGGCAAGAGTTGCTGGAATCACTGGGGTTAAGGGTGGTTCGTATCCGTAGTGAGTTGGTGGAAGGGGATATAGAGGAAGCATTATCGATAATTCGGCAAGCGTTTGGCCCTCATCCCCTAACCCCTTCTCCCAAGTCGGGAGAAGGGGAACCGGACTCTATTTCTCCCCTCTCCCCCCCTGGGAGAGGGGCCGGGGGTGAGGGCCAAGTCCCTCGCTTCAGCAAAATCGCCCGTTCCTACCTGCTCCACATCGGCAACCTGGACTGGAAACAGATCAACCCGGATATTTTCGGCTCCATGATCCAGGCCATTGCCGAAGACGAAGAGCGCGGTGCGTTGGGAATGCACTATACCAGCGTGCCCAACATCCTCAAGGTGTTGAACCCGCTATTTCTGGACGATCTGCGTGCCCAACTCGCAGAAGCGGGCGACAATCCCCGTAAGCTGTTGAACCTGCGCAAGCGCTTGGCCCGGATTCGCGTCTTTGACCCGGCCTGTGGGTCAGGCAACTTTTTGGTGATTGCCTACAAGGAAATGCGGGCCATTGAAGCCGAAATCAACCGCCGCCGGGGAGAACCAGATCGCCGTTCCGAGATTCCCCTCACCAACTTTCGCGGCATCGAGATTCGCCACTTTGCCTGCGAAATTGCCCGCTTAGCCTTGATTATTGCCGAGTATCAGTGTGATGTGCTCTACCGGGGGCAGCGGCTTGCCTTGGCGGAGTTTTTGCCCCTGAAGAACGAGAACTGGATTACCTGTGGCAATGCCCTGCGGTTGGATTGGTTGAGCTTGTGTCCACCCACGGGGACGGCGGTGAAGCTGGTCGCGGAGGATTTGTTTAGTACACCCCTAGAGCAGACGGAGATTGAGTTTGAAAACGAAGGCGGTGAAACCTATCTCTGCGGCAATCCACCGTACTTGGGTTCGACCTGGCAATCGGCAGAGCAAAAGGATGATTTGAGGCTGGTATTTGGGGGACGGACGAAAACCTGGAAGTCGCTGGATTATGTGGCCGGTTGGTTCATGAAGGCGGCGGATTACGGCACCCAGACCCCCTCCGCAGCGGCATTTGTAGCGACCAACTCGATTTGTCAGGGGCAGCAGGTACCGATTTTGTGGCCGTTGATTTTTGCCACAGGCCATGAGATTGCCTTTGCCCATACCAGCTTTAAGTGGGCGAATCTGGCCAGTCACAATGCCGGGGTAACAGTGGTGATTGTGGGCATCTCGAATCACGCCGGGAAAGTACGGCGGTTGTTTGCGGTGGAAGCGACTGGGGAAACGGTTGTTAAGGAAGTTGAGACTATCAATGCGTATTTGGTGGCTGGAGCTAATGTGATCGTGGAAAAAGCTTCTAGACCATTAGCTGGTATTGCTGTAATGGATTTTGGTAGCAAACCTGTTGATGGCGGAAATCTGTTTCTGAATTTTTCTGAAAAGCAGCAACTTATTGTTAGTGATGAAAGTTCTTCAAGATTTGTTAGACCGTACTCAAATTCTGAAGAATTTATCAATGGGAAGCAAAGATTTTGTCTATGGATTGAAGACGCAGATTTAAAGGATGCACAAGAAGTTCAGGAAATATCGAAGAGGCTAGCAAATGTTGCTAGTATGCGGAAATCAAGCAAAAAATCTCAGACAAATGCTAGTGCAGTTTTTCCTCATCGTTTCGGGGAAGCTCGTCATCGAAGTAGTAAATATACACTTGTAATTCCACGTGTGAGTTCGGAGAATCGTGATTACCTTCCAGTTGGACTTGTGCAAGGCGGGACAATCATCGGCGATCGCAACTTTGCCCTCTACGATGCCCCCCTCTGGAACATGGCGCTGATCGCCTCCCGCCTCCACTGGGTCTGGATCGGCACCGTCTGCGTCCGCATGAGAACCGATTTCTCCTACTCCAACACCCTGGGCTGGAACACCTTCCCCGTGCCCACCCTCACGGAGCAAAACAAAGCCGACCTCACCCGCTGTGCCGAAGACATCCTGCTCGCCCGCGAACACTACTTCCCCGCCACCATTGCCGAAATGTACGACCCAGCCCGCATGGATACCGAGTTTCCCCTCGTGCGGGAAGCCCATGAACGCAATGACGAAACCCTAGAGCGTATCTACATCGGGCGGCGGTTCAAAAACGATACAGAACGACTAGAGAAGTTATTTGAGATGTATGTCAAGATGACCAGCCAGAAGACATCGTCGAAAAAGAAAAAATGA
- a CDS encoding MotA/TolQ/ExbB proton channel family protein, whose amino-acid sequence MNVGEIFQRGGVTIIPLLLLSILALSVIIERLWFWSSVLTKEREIVNRVLDAARRDWLSATEIARQAYDQPIGRFLFSPLQLKNPDPEIFRLALEATADDELASMRRGDKILEAVIALAPLLGLLGTVIGLIISLRSIRIGDIGTASTAGVTTGIGEALISTAFGLIVAIFSLAFYRLFQGFMFFQAKVFRKAGNELELLYRLRWAQTGEGDLTKDTEGAIAPPVER is encoded by the coding sequence GTGAACGTTGGAGAAATTTTTCAGAGAGGTGGGGTTACAATCATCCCCCTGCTGCTGCTTTCAATCCTGGCTCTGAGCGTCATCATTGAGCGCCTCTGGTTCTGGTCAAGTGTGCTGACAAAAGAGCGGGAAATTGTCAATCGGGTCCTGGATGCAGCGCGGCGAGACTGGTTATCGGCAACGGAAATTGCCCGGCAGGCTTATGACCAGCCAATCGGGCGGTTTCTGTTCAGTCCTCTCCAACTCAAAAACCCTGATCCAGAGATCTTTCGGCTGGCATTGGAAGCGACGGCGGATGATGAACTGGCATCCATGCGACGGGGAGACAAAATCCTGGAGGCGGTGATTGCCCTGGCACCATTGCTGGGGCTGTTGGGGACTGTGATTGGACTGATTATTTCCCTGCGCTCCATCCGCATTGGGGACATTGGCACGGCGTCAACGGCAGGTGTCACCACTGGAATTGGTGAGGCATTGATCAGTACAGCTTTTGGTCTGATTGTGGCAATTTTCAGCCTGGCATTTTATCGCCTGTTTCAGGGGTTTATGTTCTTTCAGGCAAAGGTTTTTCGGAAAGCCGGGAATGAACTGGAACTCCTTTATCGCCTGCGCTGGGCCCAAACCGGGGAAGGCGATTTAACGAAGGATACTGAAGGGGCGATCGCGCCCCCTGTAGAGAGATAG
- a CDS encoding Nif11-like leader peptide family natural product precursor, giving the protein MSTATVLQFMQKTAEDESLRQQLESLLGVGDGNISSESELDVEESAALKGERAPVVTEFAASHGYEFSVDELISVVEAFQKHQAGELSDQAFASLLGMPVAGGGAAASSPLSRFASYMSKTYLGIDLTARK; this is encoded by the coding sequence ATGTCAACTGCAACAGTTTTGCAATTTATGCAAAAAACGGCTGAAGATGAAAGTCTACGTCAGCAGCTTGAGTCACTACTTGGCGTCGGTGACGGCAATATCAGTAGTGAGTCGGAATTGGATGTTGAAGAATCGGCAGCCCTCAAGGGAGAGCGTGCTCCGGTTGTAACCGAGTTTGCAGCCAGTCACGGGTATGAGTTTTCTGTGGATGAACTGATTTCAGTGGTCGAGGCGTTTCAAAAGCACCAGGCAGGAGAATTGTCTGACCAGGCGTTTGCCAGTTTGTTAGGAATGCCAGTTGCAGGCGGAGGGGCTGCTGCAAGCAGTCCACTCAGCCGATTTGCCAGCTACATGAGCAAAACCTATCTGGGAATTGACCTGACTGCCAGGAAATGA
- a CDS encoding creatininase family protein, whose protein sequence is MLHSFIPPNRFFPYLTWTDIEAMPAKENVVIIQPVGAIEQHGPHLPLAVDAAIGLGVLGRALEKLPGAIPAYALPSLYYGKSNEHWHFPGTITLNAQTLLAVLMEVGESIYRAGFRKLVLMNSHGGQPQVMEIVARDLHQNHADFAVFPLFTWRVPNLAADLLTEKELALGIHAGDAETSLLLTLLPDQVKLERAAVEYPQDLPTDSLLSMEGKLPFAWMTRDISQSGTLGDPTTATKEKGDRILESLAEGWVRVIQDVYRFQLPQAWKRERGT, encoded by the coding sequence ATGCTGCACAGCTTCATCCCCCCCAATCGCTTTTTCCCTTACCTCACCTGGACGGATATTGAGGCAATGCCTGCCAAGGAGAATGTGGTCATCATTCAGCCTGTGGGAGCCATTGAGCAGCATGGCCCCCATTTGCCGCTGGCAGTGGATGCGGCGATCGGGCTGGGGGTGTTGGGGCGGGCACTGGAAAAACTGCCCGGTGCAATTCCTGCCTATGCTTTACCCTCCCTGTATTACGGAAAGTCGAATGAGCACTGGCACTTCCCTGGCACGATTACCTTAAACGCTCAAACCCTGTTGGCGGTCTTGATGGAGGTGGGAGAGTCCATCTACCGTGCTGGCTTTCGCAAGCTGGTGCTGATGAACTCCCACGGGGGACAACCGCAGGTAATGGAAATTGTGGCACGGGATCTGCATCAGAACCATGCAGATTTTGCCGTCTTTCCGTTATTTACCTGGCGAGTTCCCAATCTTGCCGCAGACCTGTTAACAGAAAAGGAACTGGCTCTGGGAATCCATGCGGGAGATGCAGAAACAAGCCTGTTACTCACTCTATTGCCCGACCAGGTGAAACTGGAACGGGCAGCCGTGGAATATCCCCAGGATTTACCAACCGATAGCCTGTTGAGTATGGAAGGGAAGTTACCATTTGCCTGGATGACACGGGACATCAGCCAGAGTGGCACACTGGGTGACCCCACTACTGCCACTAAGGAGAAGGGCGATCGCATTCTGGAATCCCTGGCTGAAGGGTGGGTTCGGGTGATTCAGGATGTGTATCGGTTTCAGTTACCGCAGGCATGGAAGAGGGAAAGGGGGACGTGA
- a CDS encoding nucleotidyltransferase family protein, producing the protein MMIDQLKIYQRLNLTPEQLAAFCKQHHILELSLFGSVLRDDFKADSDIDMLVVFDHGANPHLSLMDLVGIEYQLEDMVGRSVDLIEKRSIMDSSNWIRRNTILNTAQVIYAARPVLSA; encoded by the coding sequence ATGATGATTGACCAACTAAAAATTTACCAGCGACTCAACCTGACACCAGAGCAACTCGCTGCTTTCTGTAAACAGCACCATATCCTTGAGCTATCCCTATTCGGCTCTGTTTTACGTGACGACTTCAAGGCTGACAGTGATATCGATATGCTGGTAGTCTTTGACCATGGTGCCAACCCACACTTAAGCTTGATGGATCTAGTGGGCATAGAGTACCAGCTAGAAGATATGGTTGGACGTAGCGTTGACCTGATCGAAAAGCGTTCCATTATGGATAGCAGCAACTGGATTCGGCGCAACACTATTTTGAACACTGCCCAAGTGATTTATGCAGCAAGACCCGTCCTATCTGCTTGA
- a CDS encoding pentapeptide repeat-containing protein produces MAVQNHLTILEQGIDAWNQWRQENDSIIPNFTGADLSGLNLGCADLHKAEMDGTDLSGDDFTGANLHQAHLSGANLTGAKLAGDDLIDAQLRGATLIGANLSYADLTDADLRGANLIGVDFRNANLTNANLRSANLCYARLSGADLSNADLTDADLSHANLSGATLAGVDLRGAKTTGARFSPDYRDYPIST; encoded by the coding sequence GTGGCAGTCCAGAATCACCTGACCATCCTGGAGCAGGGAATTGACGCCTGGAATCAGTGGCGGCAAGAAAATGACAGCATTATCCCCAACTTTACCGGCGCAGATTTGAGCGGACTTAATCTTGGCTGTGCTGATCTCCACAAAGCTGAAATGGATGGAACAGACCTCAGTGGCGATGACTTTACCGGCGCAAACCTCCACCAGGCTCATTTGAGTGGCGCAAATTTGACTGGTGCAAAGCTGGCGGGTGATGACCTGATTGACGCACAACTGCGAGGAGCCACCCTGATCGGGGCAAATCTCAGCTATGCCGATCTGACTGACGCTGATTTGAGGGGGGCAAACCTGATTGGGGTTGACTTTAGAAATGCCAATCTGACAAACGCCAACCTCCGGAGCGCAAACCTCTGCTATGCCAGGTTGTCAGGTGCCGACCTGAGCAATGCCGACCTGACTGATGCTGACTTGAGCCATGCCAACCTTTCAGGGGCTACTCTCGCGGGGGTAGATTTGCGTGGCGCTAAGACCACTGGTGCCAGGTTCAGCCCTGACTATCGGGATTATCCCATCAGTACCTAG
- a CDS encoding alpha/beta fold hydrolase, whose protein sequence is MPHIQSHPVFLTPQRMQPDYPLFIFLPGMDGTGQLLRTQTDGLEQAFDIRSLAIPTDDLTDWDVLTNRVVTLIQAEIEKSPGRLVYLCGESFGGCLAMKVALHSPHLFDRMILVNPASSFAARPWLTLGAQIGRWLPAPLFHLSSISLMPLLGNMERMAIADRHAFYATVQSVPQETTLWRMLLLAEFQVSDIELRQLTLPILLLGSTGDRLLPSVEEVYRLARIFPNSQAIVLPGSGHACLLEANINLYEILENHDFLPATKAPRQAASPVASLPEDC, encoded by the coding sequence ATGCCCCACATTCAGAGCCATCCGGTCTTTTTGACGCCTCAACGCATGCAGCCAGACTATCCCCTATTTATTTTTCTGCCAGGGATGGATGGCACCGGGCAATTGCTCCGCACCCAGACAGATGGACTGGAACAGGCGTTTGATATCCGTAGTTTAGCCATCCCAACCGATGACCTGACCGATTGGGACGTGTTGACCAATCGGGTAGTGACGCTGATTCAGGCTGAAATTGAGAAATCGCCTGGGCGTCTGGTCTACCTCTGCGGTGAGTCGTTTGGAGGTTGTCTGGCAATGAAAGTTGCTCTCCACTCGCCCCATTTGTTTGATCGCATGATACTGGTCAACCCTGCCTCTTCCTTTGCCGCCCGACCCTGGCTGACATTGGGCGCGCAGATTGGGCGCTGGCTACCGGCACCCCTGTTTCACCTCTCATCCATCTCATTGATGCCGCTGTTAGGGAATATGGAACGCATGGCGATCGCCGACCGCCATGCCTTTTACGCCACCGTGCAGTCTGTTCCCCAGGAAACAACCCTCTGGCGGATGCTGCTGTTAGCGGAGTTCCAGGTTTCAGATATTGAACTGCGTCAGTTAACTCTGCCCATTCTGTTGCTTGGCAGTACGGGCGATCGCCTGCTGCCATCCGTTGAAGAAGTGTATCGTCTGGCTCGTATTTTTCCGAATAGTCAGGCTATTGTTTTACCCGGCAGTGGTCATGCCTGCCTGCTAGAAGCCAATATCAATCTCTATGAAATCCTGGAAAACCATGACTTTTTACCTGCAACAAAAGCACCTCGCCAGGCTGCAAGTCCTGTCGCTTCTCTACCAGAGGACTGCTAA
- a CDS encoding lysophospholipid acyltransferase family protein — MLLESPLQLSQMLLAAMGTRTFTYYQNRIPKDSAVLVVSNHRSFMDAPLLMVALNQPIHFACHHYMGQVPILRELVARMGCFPLDPPHERQHNFFRQATELLQTQRFVGVFPEGTEPMVQSTSPRQLKAFHRGFAHLAMRAAVRDLAVLPVAIAATDEASSMGVPLRLLSLFDPSEPLFADDDWHPLVIYKRVNVLVGRPFWISQSQREHYQGKQARSLVADLTHQCCTEIHDLLHTGCK, encoded by the coding sequence ATGCTTTTAGAAAGTCCACTTCAACTTTCCCAGATGCTCCTGGCGGCGATGGGAACGCGCACATTCACCTATTATCAGAATCGGATTCCAAAAGACAGTGCGGTTCTGGTTGTGAGCAACCACCGTAGCTTCATGGACGCCCCTTTGCTGATGGTGGCATTGAACCAACCCATTCACTTCGCCTGCCATCACTATATGGGGCAGGTCCCCATCCTGCGAGAACTGGTGGCTCGTATGGGTTGCTTTCCTCTGGATCCCCCCCACGAACGTCAGCATAACTTTTTCAGACAAGCCACAGAGTTATTGCAAACTCAACGGTTTGTCGGTGTGTTTCCAGAAGGCACTGAACCCATGGTGCAGTCAACCTCTCCCCGGCAGCTTAAAGCCTTCCACCGGGGGTTTGCTCACCTGGCCATGCGGGCTGCGGTCAGGGACCTGGCGGTACTTCCGGTTGCGATCGCGGCCACGGATGAAGCCTCCAGTATGGGGGTTCCCCTGCGCCTGCTCAGTCTGTTTGACCCTTCGGAACCCTTGTTTGCTGATGACGACTGGCACCCCCTGGTCATCTATAAACGGGTCAATGTGCTGGTTGGTCGCCCCTTCTGGATTTCCCAGTCTCAGCGAGAACACTATCAGGGGAAACAAGCCAGATCCCTGGTTGCTGATCTGACCCATCAGTGCTGCACTGAAATCCATGATTTATTGCATACGGGATGCAAGTAA
- a CDS encoding Uma2 family endonuclease, giving the protein MSTCSYATMTYTPAQILTVDRFIADYGDDSRYELADRELIDMELTSPHETVSGKLAMQIGIAITNANYPWFIPRTCLIQPFVEVATARRPDVVVLDETFLVNEPRWQREPVITLGRSIKLVVEVVSTNWETDYARKVEEYALFGIPEYWIVDYRGLGGTRFISKPKQPTFTVCLLDGEEYCQQQYRLGEKISSGLLPNLQLRLDDVLPH; this is encoded by the coding sequence ATGAGTACTTGCTCTTATGCAACCATGACCTATACTCCAGCCCAAATCCTCACCGTCGATCGCTTCATTGCCGACTATGGCGATGATTCTCGCTATGAGTTGGCTGATAGAGAACTGATTGACATGGAACTCACAAGTCCCCACGAAACGGTGAGTGGTAAGCTAGCCATGCAAATTGGCATCGCCATTACAAACGCCAACTATCCCTGGTTTATTCCGCGCACTTGCCTGATTCAGCCCTTTGTAGAGGTTGCCACTGCTCGTCGCCCTGATGTTGTGGTTCTGGACGAAACCTTTTTGGTGAATGAACCCCGGTGGCAGCGAGAACCCGTGATTACCTTGGGGCGATCGATCAAGCTGGTGGTTGAAGTGGTCAGCACCAATTGGGAAACAGACTATGCCCGTAAGGTCGAAGAATATGCACTCTTTGGCATTCCCGAATATTGGATTGTTGATTATCGTGGACTGGGGGGCACTCGCTTCATCAGTAAACCTAAACAACCGACCTTCACCGTATGCCTATTGGACGGGGAGGAATATTGTCAGCAGCAATATCGCCTTGGGGAGAAGATCTCATCAGGATTGTTACCCAATTTACAACTTCGATTAGATGATGTTTTGCCTCACTAA